A window from Rana temporaria chromosome 8, aRanTem1.1, whole genome shotgun sequence encodes these proteins:
- the LOC120910446 gene encoding paraneoplastic antigen Ma2 homolog yields MDAAAASKWCKEENVTLKNGLVVEIKGEVWTEERLLPVLRTLSADRKPWIVDMRADSTNPQTYALCEWKTELPDCFKGASVNTPDCVELVLIHPTEEQDGPTSSSAPAPKGPKEQKTKGPDPTSLKTLGPELCAVLGEIVAQCKKDSADYLITGYRKLRTVSGRQPVPSSKDGFEKWLDHATQALEEWEVPERHKKQRLMESLREPALEAIRNLKLSKRDCAAQDYLDVLQSVFGRTENASELHYQLEHCFQKPGEKLPEFVGRLDKILHQILLKKGIDPRQVDKIRAQQVIRGAQPMDPIALQLRTLQGGGVLKYPDLIRMIRQEEVLLDQKNRQQPPEPSAQVRVVATEDSDPQVELLRTQVSQLIEMVVALTSQVEILPYQTKREEPERPAYRPSDQSRRPRRFIFCFNCGGVGHTREVCPSPAKASPQMYKPAENFRGHR; encoded by the coding sequence ATGGATGCTGCTGCCGCATCCAAGTGGTGCAAAGAAGAAAATGTTACTTTGAAGAATGGCCTAGTGGTCGAAATTAAGGGAGAAGTCTGGACAGAGGAAAGGTTGCTCCCAGTCCTGAGAACTTTATCCGCAGACAGAAAACCATGGATAGTAGACATGCGGGCTGATAGCACAAACCCTCAAACCTATGCCTTATGTGAGTGGAAAACAGAACTCCCAGACTGTTTTAAAGGTGCCAGTGTAAATACCCCAGATTGTGTAGAACTTGTTCTAATACACCCCACAGAAGAACAAGATGGTCCTACTTCCTCTAGTGCACCGGCACCAAAAGGGCCTAAAGAACAAAAGACAAAAGGGCCTGACCCCACATCACTAAAAACTCTTGGCCCAGAATTATGTGCTGTTTTGGGAGAAATTGTGGCTCAGTGTAAGAAGGATTCCGCAGATTACCTGATAACAGGATACAGGAAGCTCAGAACCGTCTCAGGGAGACAGCCAGTGCCATCCTCTAAGGATGGATTTGAAAAATGGCTGGACCATGCCACTCAGGCTCTGGAGGAGTGGGAAGTTCCCGAGAGACATAAAAAACAAAGGCTTATGGAGAGCCTCAGGgaaccagcactagaggccaTACGTAACCTTAAACTCAGCAAAAGGGACTGTGCTGCACAGGACTATCTAGATGTTTTGCAGAGTGTATTTGGAAGGACTGAAAATGCCAGTGAACTCCACTATCAATTGGAGCACTGTTTTCAGAAACCCGGGGAGAAGTTACCTGAATTTGTTGGCCGCTTAGATAAGATCCTGCATCAGATCCTCCTGAAGAAGGGAATAGATCCAAGGCAAGTGGATAAGATCAGAGCTCAACAAGTTATAAGGGGGGCCCAACCAATGGATCCCATTGCCCTTCAGTTACGAACCCTACAGGGAGGCGGAGTGTTGAAATACCCCGACCTGATCCGGATGATCCGACAGGAGGAGGTCCTACTGGATCAAAAGAATAGGCAACAACCTCCAGAACCTTCAGCACAAGTTCGTGTAGTGGCCACAGAGGACAGTGACCCCCAAGTCGAGCTTCTGAGGACACAAGTGTCCCAACTGATAGAAATGGTGGTTGCCTTGACCAGTCAAGTGGAGATTCTTCCCTACCAAACCAAAAGGGAAGAACCAGAGAGGCCAGCCTATAGGCCAAGTGATCAATCAAGGAGACCAAGAAGATTCATATTCTGTTTCAACTGTGGAGGAGTAGGACATACAAGAGAAGTTTGCCCCAGCCCAGCTAAGGCTAGTCCACAGATGTACAAGCCGGCAGAAAACTTCAGAGGGCACCGGTGA